From Dehalococcoidales bacterium, the proteins below share one genomic window:
- the rimM gene encoding ribosome maturation factor RimM (Essential for efficient processing of 16S rRNA) codes for MKTSQPEYITIGKILGPWSAGGKVRVEVTTDFPQRFAPSSRVYINGQPVTIDGIQWHKGKALVKLHAIDSLKEAEKLTGQLLEIDRNQLDPLPEGEYYHFQVIGLEVRTTGGELLGKIIDILSTPGNDNYVVSANNEEILIPAIEDVVQSINIEGNYLVIEPIEGLLNLNKKAAG; via the coding sequence ATGAAAACATCCCAACCGGAATATATCACCATCGGCAAAATACTGGGTCCCTGGAGCGCCGGGGGGAAAGTGAGAGTGGAAGTAACCACTGATTTCCCCCAGCGTTTCGCTCCCTCTTCCCGTGTTTACATCAACGGGCAACCGGTTACCATTGACGGCATCCAGTGGCACAAAGGGAAAGCCCTCGTCAAACTGCACGCAATCGACAGCCTTAAAGAAGCCGAGAAGCTGACGGGGCAGTTACTCGAAATAGACCGTAACCAGCTTGACCCTCTACCTGAAGGAGAATACTACCATTTTCAGGTTATCGGGCTGGAGGTGCGGACAACTGGTGGAGAGCTTCTGGGAAAGATAATTGACATTCTATCAACGCCGGGCAATGATAATTATGTAGTCAGCGCAAATAACGAGGAAATTCTCATCCCGGCGATTGAGGACGTGGTACAGTCCATCAACATTGAGGGAAATTACCTCGTTATTGAGCCTATCGAAGGTTTACTGAACTTAAACAAGAAAGCGGCCGGATAA